The Xyrauchen texanus isolate HMW12.3.18 chromosome 13, RBS_HiC_50CHRs, whole genome shotgun sequence genome contains the following window.
ttccatttaagaattatagaggccactgtgctcttgggaaccttcaatatagcaaaaaaaaatacaaaattgtagccatccccagatctgtgcctcaacacaatcatgtctctgagctcttcagggagttcctttgacctcattgcttggtttttgctctgatatgcattttcagctgagaggccttatatagacaggtgtgtgcctttccaaatcatgcccaatcaattgaatttaccacaggtggactccaataaaagtgtagaaacatcttaacgatgatccagagaaatgggatgcacctgagctaaattccaagtgtcatagcaaagggtctgaatacttctgtcaatgtgatatttcagttttttcttttcaagttatcaaaaaaaaaaattgtgctttgtcattatggggtatggaaaagcattttagcataaggctgcagcataaaatatgaaaaaatgaaggggtcttaATACTTTCTGAAAGCACTGTATTTGTCAAAACCTTCCTTTTAGATGTGGGAGTATTTTCTAGGCAGATGAACTTCTGGTGAATGTTGAAATTCCTGTGGGTGGAGTTTGAATCATGTGAACAATACTTTGCGAATAGTTATTCATGCCATGTTAATGTATCTTTGCATGTATTTtgtgaaagtttctgtgtttAACGACTTAACATGATCATGATGGGATGTGACATATTGGATATATTGCAAAAACAAGGTCAGCAAGCAATTTTAATCACACTaaacattaaaggaattgtttacctaaaaatgaaagatctctaatcatttattcaccctcatgtcattccagatgtgtgtgacttacttctgctgatcacaaataaagatttttagaaaaatatctcagctctgttggtccattcaatgcaactgaattttgaccagaactttgatgtTCCAAATAGCATATcaaagcagcatacaagtaatccctactactccagtggttaaatgttttCTGAAATGATATTACAGGAGTGGGTGAGAaattatcaatatttaaaactttttttaatataaatgttcctccttgcccagtaggtggcgatatgcacaaataatgcaaattgtcaaaaactaaagaagaagaatgggaagtgaaagtggacatttaaaggacaaaaagtacttaaatatgtatctgtttctcactatctgaagatatggatttaaccactggagtcgtttggatgacttatatgctgcctttatgtgctttttggagcttcaacgttttggtcaccattcacttgctcagtatggagctacagagctgagatattattcaaaaaatatttgtttgtgtttttcagaataaagaaagtcacacacatctagaaaacatgagggtgagtaaattatgagaattgtcatttttgagtgaactgtccctttaacaatataatgtttacattgcaTGGTTAAATGCATGTCTACATACTAGCaaatatatagatgtgtgtgagaaacagatcaatatatgtatatatatatatatacactgatcagccacaacattaaaaccacctgcctaatattgcgtaTGTCCCCCTCATGCACCAAAACAGCACTGCATCtcatactattcttctcaccaaaattgtacaaagcggttatctgagttaccatatacTCTGTCAatttgaaccaatctggccattctctgttgacctctcttatcaacaaggtggcaagattcagagtaaattctagagactgttctgtgtgaaaatcccaggagctcagcagttacagaaatactcaaaccagactgtccggcaccaacaaacatgccacgcaccaaatcactgagatcacattttttcaccattctgatggttgatgtaaacattaactgaagtttcTGACCCGtatgtgtatgattttatgcactgcattgctgccacattaTCAGCTGATTAGCTAATATATGGATAATTGTTGGTATTGttgctattttcttttttctcttttcttttctcagACATTCACCTGCTCATTATCATTTACCAAGTTTCCTTGccttatataaaatgtattatcccATTCAGTCTCCTCTTTGTTAGAACACTTAATTACAGTCATCATATAGGCTACACTATGTACAGTCATAGTTTAAATGGATGAATGAAGCCTACACTTCACTAGACTAGATCAGACAAGCCCTGACCTTTCACCATGACAATTGTCAAATTGTACAATTATTTATTATCTATAAAACACACCCAAGACCTTAGTCAACATTCATTCTTCACAGGCATTTAAATTCTAGCACTGGTTAGAGCTATTAagagtcttactagaaaaaagcaATTATGATCTAAcaggaattttcttgataaaaaaatgtgcctggtaacatgtgcatgtaaaatggctagaaatagcattttagcttagcgtaaatctgacaatttacacacagattatttatatttcttctgctccaaacatacttcaaacgtacttctctgtctgctcgtatgaatgtaacacatcataagaaagtgtttcaccgctgttcaaatgcattttggatcacatatttatatgtatacatgttttccatctgaaagtactaaatattaaaggacaaaatgacaataaaatataaagtaatctcttcagttattAAAATGCTTATAGAaggtaactattctaattaccaatgacttaaattgtaattgtagtgggatacagttactaatattttgtattttaaatacgtaatcccgatACATGTATCCGCCACTCCACAACCCTgtctaatatatacatatatatatacacacacagtatattgtatataaaaatgGGTTAATTCATGATTCATTGCACTGATCATGTATGTCTCACTAACAGTCCAAGATTGTGGTGTCTGTACTCCAGTCAAAGGCACAATAGCAGTTAATAGTGACTCACACTCCAAaacctatttttaagatatttgcttttcaatttcagaacaaaattccatcaaattgagttATGTAATTTTtatctaaattaaaataataaaaatctaaattagttatttattttttgttaaagattatttaattcaatttgatggtATTTCATGAAATCGAAATGCATAAATTGTAATATGATTTGAGtgcactttaaagcttaaaattaacattcatattttttatttaataatatatttaataatagtcAGTTCATTACATTTATGTGAGGTGCATAATGGTAAACACATGACGCAAGTTCATGAGACTTACAAAATACTTTAATACTACACAGTACATTATTCTTTTTACGaacacagaaaataaatacaaaaataaatattaaataaaaagagcTGAAATTAAACATGTAAACATCCTAAGATGTTATTTCCAAATTGAAAACAGGGGGATGCCTGTCAACGATTTGACCGAAATAAGACACATACgaaatctttacatttttaactgtacaaacttacataaaaaaaaaaaaagtcaaaaattcAACAACTTACATTTGGCAACTCTTTTAAATATATGTGGGCTTATGGTAATATATGGCCACTGAGACGTCAAACAATAACCTGAGGTCCTCAAGGTTACCATCATGTGCACTTGATAGTACCCTTGTTTAAACTGTCCAGCTTCTGCCATTTTTTTGCACCATCAAAGCTGAGGACAACAGTTTACAGTTTTAAACCAGACCATCATCCACTATTTACTTATGTACTTAATCAATATGGCTTAAGTTAATAATAGAACCACAAAAACCATAAGGGTcaatctgaaataaaattatgtataacaatatataaaaagcttttttggagaaatataaaatatcaaaacCGTAAAGTGTTCCTTCTTATTTCTCAAAGGGAGTCCATTAAATCAGAGGATGACAATCTGGGCTTTACTCAGCCAGCTCAGTCCAGTTTATTTTGGGCCAGCTAAGCCATGCTCTTGGTCTATTCAGAACAGTGGTGCTTTAGTCAGTCACACTGCAAACAAATCCAGGGTCCCTGGTGGGTCTTGCAGGCCCAGAATGCTGTAAGCTATTCTTTTTTGATGTCCCGGCAAGCACACTCCAATGTTCCTAATGTCCcttattaaagaaagaaaaatttatAAGGTTAAAGATGAAGGTTTATCCGtaatttacaataatatcataactattggtttgttttgttttcggtTTTGTACGTATATGTATACTTACTCAATTTTCAAGCACAACACCTGTTCCATAGTTTGAATTCCAGCACGGGCAAAGGTGTCTGTGTATTGGGCCATTTTTATGGATTCCAGCCATTCATCCACTGACCTGAATGGGGCACCATCATTACCACTTGTGCTTGGTAGACGAATAGAGACTCTGAGGAGAAGAGATTTGGTGATTAATAAAggaaatataaaacaatgtaGGTCTCCAcaattaaactgcagtacagttcTGGATTTGTCAACAGTTTCTTACCGTGGGTCGACACTGGCGATGGCCGAGAGAGACTCTGGGTTCTGAAGCAGCTTTTCATGCAAGTTGACAATGTCAACAAAGCGTGGTCGTTTGGAGCGCTCCTGCATCCAGCACTGAAGCATGAGTTGATTTACCGCAGATGGGCAACCCATCGGTGCTGGCAACCTGAATCCCTCATTTATGGATTTCATCACCTGTGAAAAAAAGGAAACCGTTAAACTTTGTACAACCTTTGCACACCATGTTGCTAGCATGGCCGGTTCAAGGGGGCCTTGCCCCCAAGAGGTTTTTAGCAAATTGTATTTGGTTTCTATAGGGTTTTGTGTGGTTGCTCAGGTGTTGCTAGGTACTTGCTTTTCTGGCCAAAGGCAAAAGAGCCCCCCTACCCCCAAATATCTTACGATATTTCTAGGatccctccttcaatgcaagtgtCCATTTAAGACAAAACAATGAGCAATGAAAAATTAGCGCATACCTCATGATTGCTCATGTCCCAGTAGGGTCTCTCTCCAAATGATATCACCTCCCACATGACTATGCCAAAACTCCACACATCGCTGGCTGACGTAAACTTCCTGTATGCTATAGCCTCCGGTGCTGTCCAACGAATAGGAATCTTGCCTCCCTACAAAAAGATTTTAGTTCAATATTTTGATGCGTTTTGGAATTTCATtcaaattatacaattatacaacTCAATGTTTATTATGAATGATTCTAAGCATCTTACGTTACTTACCGTGGTTGTGTAGATTCCTTCAGGAAAGTCTTCCAGCACTCGAGACAGTCCAAAATCAGAGACTTTACACTCCAAGTTGCCATTGACTAGGACGTTGCGGGCTGCAAGGTCTCTATGGACGTAGTTCATATCAGAGAGGTACTTCATCCCTGCTGCAATGCCACTGAGCATGCCCACAAGCTGGTATGAAGAAAAGTCCCCATCATGATCCTATGGAGCACAGAGAAAGtcatcagtaataataataatagctacaTCTTGGCAGATTTAGCACAacattttgacagaaaataaTGATACATTCATTGTCTAATACATACCCTTAAATACTGATCCAGAGCTCCATTCTCCATGTATTCTGTAATAATCATGCCGTGTTTGACTGAAATAACAATCAGAAAAAACATCCTGTTAAAATAAGTACAGTGGGATGGTGTTCAAAACGAGGAAATTAAGTGTTGAGAAATTCAACAGATACGACCAGAAGTGTGATGGGGCATTCCACACTTACACTTGGTCACAACACCCTCCAGGCGGATTATGTTCTTGTGGGAAAACTGGCCCATGATGCTGGCCTCACTAAGGAAGTCCTGCCTCTGCTTCTCCGTGTAGCCAGGTTTCAGCGTCTTTATAGCGACAGCAACCTCACAGCGCCCAGGTGCCTTCAGAGAACCACGAAACACCTCACCAAACTCTCCTATGGAACAACAGGTAAACACAATTGTTATGTTAGTCCTCTGAACATCCAAGTTAAAGTGTAAAACAAATGTAACATGaaagattttttaaagatttttaacaTACCTGCACCAATGACCTTCTGTTTGATGATATAACTGGGGTGAATCTCGCTAGCAAACTTGAGGACGGCCGCACAGGGGTCCTCGTATGTGTGGGGGTCAATGTAGGTCTTCAGAGGAAGGAGTTTCTCTGTAGGATGAACAGGAGGAGGTAGAGTTTGGTTACTTCTCCCATGATGCCAACTATACAGTATGATGGTTGAGGATAAACATTAAGCTTCTGAGTTTACATATGTAGATTTTCGTGCCAAGGCATCTCTGATAAGAATCTTTACTTGCATTGAAGCATTAGACAGGAGATCCATAATATTAAAAACATGAATGTCCACACTTGCTAAAGGGTTTCAGGTTAATAACCGTTTCATACCTGGACATGAAAAGTAATCACCATCCACTCTCCGTCGGACGTGGGAATTAAGCCTTCTGATGAAAGAGAACATTCAACATTACTACAATATGCTAATTTAAGCTGTTATCTTTATGATATCTAAAATGAGAATGATTGCACATCAAAGCTGGAATGTAAACAGTGTGGGCTGTGGTTGGGAGAGACAACTAAGGCAAAGCAGGAGGGAAAGTTGGGAAATCCCATTGTGGTATTTGGAAAGAGATGTGATAAGGATAAAGAAGTGAACTGGGATGGAAAAAATGAGATAAGAAACACAAAAGGGGGAAAGAGAAAATTTCTCAAACCTTTTGTGCACCAGCAAAATCACCACCACAAGCAGCAACATGACTCCGCCCCCAGCGATGGCTCCCATGACGACCATGGAACTGTTTTGGGTCTGAGATTCAGCTGTTGAAGAACacaaaaatgcattgaaaaatgCCACCCACAGACAATCACAAATGCATCTAAGCAACACACTTTTGTATGCGAAAGCTAAAAGTGCACAAACAAAATCGCCCACATACGCGTTCTCACACACTTACCAAGAGCCAGTGTTTCAAACTCAAGCTCCGCATTGTGGCTGCTGGGGTGACCTTCGGCTGTAAGGGTGTGAACACGGAACACATACTTTGTGCCAGGTAAAAGGTCATTGATCTGGACCGAGTTCTTCTCTAGAACCAGAACAGTGTAGGTAGTGACATCTAACTCTCCCGGATCCTCCTATAAAAGAGTGAGAAGATTTTAGAATTTTCATTTGAAAGAAAGCtcaaaagaaagtttgaaagaaaatTTGCTCTAAAATATGCATGCAAGAAAGAAAGTTCAAaagttatttcaaaataattcaGATATATCTTAAGTTACCTTCTTTCGATACATGAGCTCATAGCGGGGAGAGTGGTGATTTTGCACATTGTGGTCCACAACCCAGGATAAAGTCATACTGCTGGTTGTTCGATCTTCCACTCTCAGATACAACACCCTGGGGCCATCTGAAATAAAAAGGCACAAATCATCAGTACTTGAGGTTTACAAAAATGGAACCCAATATGTAATCTCAATCTACATGTAAATACTCAATGTACATAAGTAAATACTCAATTTGTCACACCATGTCCTAAACAGATGTGTCACGATCTCTTGCATGTTAATATGTTAATCTTGTCCAGCCACGACAAGCAACAAGAAATTGATCAATGCACCAAGAAGCCCTGCCTACATTGAAATCTCATTGGACCAAAGTCCCACTTCACATAAACTGACTTTAGCTTTGTCACGCAGCTGCATttttgctttaaagggatagttcacccaaaaatgaaaattctctcatcatttacccaccctcatgccatctcagatgtgtatgaatttctttcttctgcagaacacaaattaagatttttagaagaatatttcagctt
Protein-coding sequences here:
- the LOC127654360 gene encoding ephrin type-A receptor 2-like — its product is MEYHHSTQLRFLYLYLFVNNVFIVIQSKEHVLLDMKAAGSELGWLTWPNEEGWEIVQTVVNGSLFYTYSVCNVASDTEQDNWLRTTFIQRRPDVSRVSVELRFVVRDCNTFGGSSPSCRETFGLYLAETDTDVGTNFRKSQFRKVATVAPDEVTANRGGGRADLRVNIETRSIGPLSRRGFYLAFQDLGGCVALLGLRVFYTTCPATMRSLAAFPEQVAAGALAEVDGTCVKDAVVVGEVAPRMYCTAEGEWVVPVGQCLCRAGYHAVGEICKACEPGYYKSTDSSQLCEVCPDKTQSSSLGALLCPCLEGFFRAPTDPSSAPCSALPSPPRDIVYTPLLTAGSLQLAWRSPVDTGGRSDITYSLACERCENGLCSSCGGRVHFEPAQTALKDPEVVVSELEPHINYTFTVEAQSGVSHFSRKKATASITTVLHFTDGPRVLYLRVEDRTTSSMTLSWVVDHNVQNHHSPRYELMYRKKEDPGELDVTTYTVLVLEKNSVQINDLLPGTKYVFRVHTLTAEGHPSSHNAELEFETLALAESQTQNSSMVVMGAIAGGGVMLLLVVVILLVHKRRLNSHVRRRVDGDYFSCPEKLLPLKTYIDPHTYEDPCAAVLKFASEIHPSYIIKQKVIGAGEFGEVFRGSLKAPGRCEVAVAIKTLKPGYTEKQRQDFLSEASIMGQFSHKNIIRLEGVVTKFKHGMIITEYMENGALDQYLRDHDGDFSSYQLVGMLSGIAAGMKYLSDMNYVHRDLAARNVLVNGNLECKVSDFGLSRVLEDFPEGIYTTTGGKIPIRWTAPEAIAYRKFTSASDVWSFGIVMWEVISFGERPYWDMSNHEVMKSINEGFRLPAPMGCPSAVNQLMLQCWMQERSKRPRFVDIVNLHEKLLQNPESLSAIASVDPRVSIRLPSTSGNDGAPFRSVDEWLESIKMAQYTDTFARAGIQTMEQVLCLKIEDIRNIGVCLPGHQKRIAYSILGLQDPPGTLDLFAV